One Populus nigra chromosome 16, ddPopNigr1.1, whole genome shotgun sequence genomic window, aaagtaaagaaattttttcatgaaatcctGAAATGAAATCTTATAAACAGCATGCTTAAGACTCATTTTAATCCTGTCAAAAATAGATAAACCCTAGAATAGAGTGATTATAGTTTCTATGCTCCCCTGTCCTTTGATCTCCTTAACATCTAGCTTGTCCTTTCCTATAGATTTGcataattattctttttgtttaatcATTTAAACAGTGGACTCTTCGAGGACTTTGCATTGGTAAGTTATTCAGTAACCTGTCTATAATATGCAGagactttatataaagtatgtaTCTTAATGATAGTTACATGTTGAGCTCTCAGGATTTGTTCTTTTCCTTGGGGTGGTTTGGGTCCTGCAAGAAACAACAAAAGTTCATATACTTCGGTACATCATTCTTTTCATTGGTAATGCCATTTggctttctttctttacttgTTGCTTAGTGAAAATTACCAACATGCcttcattttagaaaaaaatatggtcATTGCTTCCATGATTATCCTTGCAGGTGTCATGAACAGCCTGTTTTCAGTTTATGGTATGGAGCAGAAACTGGTCACAATTGATTCCCAAACTGTCTGCGTATGTAATCATTGATAATGTGTCTATGTTAATGCAGACATATATGATGATCTGATATCTCGTAGAGATCATTCTAGTGATGCAGAGAAATTTGCCGAAGCATGTCCATGTCCATGTAACGGTGCCGGATGGGGATTCATATGGTGAGCATCGTAGATTGAAATGATTGATCTCTTCCTGAAGTTTTTGATTCAATTTCAAGGAACTAATATAGCCACTTTATGATGATCCCATATGTGGGTGGTGGCATTTCTACTCTAATTGTGAATTTGACTTGCAGGGGGGTGAtatctttcttgtttctttgtGGAGCCATGTACCTTGGTCTTGTGATATTGTCTTGAGGTACATTCAGCTTCTATATCCATTTCCTTGGTGTTTGTAAATTACGCTGGAGAATTTAGTGGTTCCATATATTGGAGGTGTTCATGTTTTATATACAAATGGAGTTAGTTAGGTATGagtagtgtggttgcggttgttttccaaagtgcttttcattcaaaaatgtatcaaaataatattttttattttttaaaaattatttttgacatcagcgcattaaaatgatctaaaaacactaaaaaaatattaatttgaagtaaggaaaaaaataaaaaaattttaaatttttttaaaagcgtttttgaaacgcaaaaacaaacagggcaggaccaataactaaataaaattgatgcaaGTGCCTtgcttgataataataaaaaagaaaatttattaaaatgaggACTTGCagtatatgaaattaaattttaagcatataagaaaaagaaaaaactgttTTTATGCTTTTGCTTATACTTCTTTTAATGATTATGCATTATGTATACTGTGgcaattaaaaaatgagacCCACCATTTTGTTTAACATAATCACGCCAAAGTAAATTCCAAAgagaaacaacaacaacaacaacattattattaatttttttgttgacatGCTTGCAGATCTGAGAGGCTGCCTTCTAGTTGACATACTTGCAGATCTGAGAGAGGCTTTTCGCAAATGAGAGGCAAGATGCTTTAAATTTTGATCGATTCAcattaagcattttttttttcatttcttaactGTTGAATGAACTCTTGATTTTTTGTAAGGAGTTAGAATACATATTCAGCTCTTTTCACTGGATCTGGCGTCCTCATGTTTTGTAATTGCGGGCTTGCTGAACTACCCTTCAAACAATATTAATCCATGAAACTAGATTTATGTTAATCATCACTagttgctttatatatataaggaagGGACAATGTTTCTCACCAACAGTCTGAGAGTTGAGTGATGCCTTTCGTATGCTAGCATAAATAGTTGAATTGAGAATCCTTGCTAAAGTTTTTGAAGCATTCAACTAGGTGCTGGTGGTTTAACAAGCTCCAAAATTTGAACACCAACTCTACAGGTTGAAGGTGGGGCAGTGGAAGGCGTCAAGCACCTGGACATTTACAGAAGAAATGCGTGCTATGATTTTTATCACTTCATCCCACGAGCCCtacatttaacaaaaaattacatttgCTTGTAGCAAAACAGCTGTAAATTACTGTATTTTCTAGAAAACTGGAAAATTTTCTAAACATAACTTAAATAGACCAGCCAAAACAAGTTTTGGcgaaaaacatttaaaagtcGACAACACGTTGCCTTCCTAGGCCTCAGTTACAGGATAATCGAACGCAACATCCTAGCCAGAAAGCTTCCGGTAAACTGCAGAAAAGGTCTCCAACTCGTACTCTGTGCTGTTGTGTTCCTTTGGATCCAAGAAAACCTGCGTGTAATTATGATGCAGTTAGCATGAGCCTGGAGTAATCAGGCAAGTATATTTTTGCTATGTTCTTATACTGATGAGTCCTCAGGTGAAAGCATAAACAATTAGCTAGCTCATTGAGATGTTTTGCACTTATTATCATTCCAAGAATGAGAGACGAAATTACCTTCATTATCTTGGATCCATCAATTCTGTATCTAATGCGCTTGCCAGCAATCTCAG contains:
- the LOC133675281 gene encoding uncharacterized protein LOC133675281 isoform X3, with product MRPNWELRNCCNHEQVVFLVTVSVCAVVILAVEGIQVHADEGGTTQTRGGIYWLILPAGYLGSSFWGMVLILASTNLLTARIAAGCFIASLLVVLLVAKNWTLRGLCIGFVLFLGVVWVLQETTKVHILRYIILFIGVMNSLFSVYDIYDDLISRRDHSSDAEKFAEACPCPCNGAGWGFIWGVISFLFLCGAMYLGLVILS